The Deltaproteobacteria bacterium genome window below encodes:
- a CDS encoding biopolymer transporter ExbD, producing the protein MPRACLALLLACACHRDDPEGAATAARMDQLERRLSALEAAARTPPVAAPSGPVDATRHAGDAAPGNPTSDPAGTPAGRGPAVHLALATDGTVRLEGRVLGAAELDRELAALASSAAVARVEIAADDGVSHAALVELIERVRGAGLSRFAIVARGGADDPVAPE; encoded by the coding sequence ATGCCACGCGCCTGTCTCGCCCTGCTGTTGGCCTGCGCTTGCCACCGTGACGACCCCGAGGGGGCCGCGACCGCGGCCCGCATGGACCAGCTGGAGCGCCGGCTCTCCGCCCTCGAGGCGGCCGCGCGCACGCCCCCGGTGGCGGCGCCGTCGGGGCCCGTCGACGCGACCCGCCATGCCGGCGATGCGGCCCCCGGCAATCCCACCAGCGATCCCGCCGGCACACCGGCCGGGCGCGGGCCCGCCGTGCACCTGGCGCTCGCCACCGACGGCACCGTGCGCCTCGAGGGTCGGGTGCTCGGGGCCGCAGAGCTCGACCGTGAGCTCGCCGCGCTCGCGAGCTCCGCCGCGGTCGCAAGGGTCGAGATCGCGGCCGACGACGGCGTGAGCCATGCCGCGCTCGTCGAGCTCATCGAGCGCGTGCGCGGAGCCGGGCTGTCGCGCTTCGCCATCGTCGCGCGCGGCGGCGCCGACGATCCCGTCGCGCCCGAGTGA